The genomic region CGCGTATCGCCGCGCCCTCGAAACCTGGCTGACGAGGGCGGAAGGTTCTCGGTTGGATCGATGGTGAGGCGCGGCCAGACGTGCGGGAAGACGGATTCGGCGGGCCGGCCGGCGGCTAAGGCGTACCGAGAGCGTACGTCGTGCCGGCGGCCGGCCCGACGGACCCGTATAACCGCGCGTATCGCCGCGCCCGCCCCCGATAGATCGCGAAGCTGTCGATCCCAGTTGGACACACCGACGAGGCGCGGCGAGGCGCGAGCCCGGCGGGATGCGGGCGGACGGGCCGGCGGCGAAGGCGTAGTGGTGAACCTACGTCGAGCCGCCGGCCGGCCTGTTCGCGCCCGCCCGGCTCGATGCATCGCCGCGCCTCGATGGATCGCGAGACTGTCGATTTCCATTGGACACACCGACGAGGCGCGGCGAGGCGCGAGCCCGGCGGGATGCGGACAGACGGCCGGCGGCGAAGGCGTAGTGGTGAACCTACGTCGAGCCGCCGGCCGGCCTGTTCGCGCCCGCCCGGCTCGATGCATCGCCGCGCCGGCTACTCCCACTCGATGGTGCCCGGGGGCTTGGACGTGACGTCATACACCACCCGGTTGATCCCGCGCACCGTGCCGACGATCCGGCGCGCGATCGCGTCGAGCACGTCGTGCGGCATCCGGAACCAGTCGGCCGTCATGAAGTCGGAGGTCGACACGCAGCGGATGGCGAGCACGTTCTCGTAGGTCCGCTCGTCTCCCATCACCCCGACGGTTTTGACGGGAAGGAGCACCGCGAAAGCCTGCGCGATCGCGTCGTAGAGCCCCGCGGAGCGGATCTCGTCGAGGAGGATCTCGTCGGCCTCCTGGAGGATCGCCACACGGTCGGGCGTGACCTCGCCGGGAATCCGCACCGCGAGGCCCGGACCGGGGAACGGGTGCCGTCCGAGGAAATGCCTCGGCAGGCCGAGCTCCGCGCCGAGCGCGCGGACCTCGTCCTTGAAGAGCTCCCGCACCGGCTCGATCAGCTCGAGGCCGAGCTTCTCCGGGAGCCCTCCCACGTTGTGATGCGACTTGATGACCTGGGAGGGACCCTTGAGCGAGACGGACTCGATGACGTCGGGATAGAGCGTCCCCTGCGCGAGATAGCGGACGTCGGGAAAGCGGCGCGCTTCCTTCTCGAAGACCTCGATGAACGCCGCGCCGATCACCTTGCGCTTCTTCTCGGGATCGGTCACCCCGGCGAGCCGCTCGAAGAAAAGCGCGGAGGCGTCGACCGCGTCGATCTGCATCCCGAACCTCTCGAAGGCGGCGACCACCCGCTCGCGCTCCTTCATGCGGAGGAGCCCGTGGTCGACGAAGATGGGCACGACCCGGTCGCCCAGCGCTTCGCGCAGGAGGACCGCCGTGACCGAGGAGTCGACGCCCCCGGAGAGCGCGCAGATCACACGCCCCTCGGGGGCCCGCCGGCGGATCGCTTCCACCTGGTGCTCGCGGAACGAGCTCATCGTCCACTCGGGCCTGGCGCCGCAGATCCCGAAGAGGAAGTTCTCGAGGACGAGGGCGCCGTTCTCGGTGTGGCGCACCTCGGGATGGAACTGGATCCCGTAGATCCGCCGCCCGGCGTCTTCGAACGCGCCGATCGGGGCCGATTCCGTGTACCCGGTGACCGCGAACCCGTGCGGGACGCGCGAGACGAAATCGCCGTGCGACATCCAGACGGTCTCGCGCGATCCGAGCCCCGCGAAGAGCGCCGACCCGGCGGCGGGCACGAACTCCGCGCGCCCGTACTCCCTCCCGGGCGCCTTCTCGACTTCGCCGCCGAGCTCCTGTGCGAGGAGGTCCATTCCGTAGCAGACGCCCAGCAGCGGCCGGCCGAGACCGGTCACGGGAAACGAAGGGCGCGGTGCGTCGGGCGCGTAGACGCTCTGCGGCCCGCCGGAGAGGATGACCCCCCACGGATCCCACCGCTCGATCTCCTCGCGGGTGGCCGTCGGCGCAAGGACGACGGAATAGACCTTCGCCTCCCGCACCCGCCGCGCGATCAGCTGCGTGTACTGCGATCCGAAGTCGAGGATGACGATCGCGCGCGGCCGGCCGCTCATTCCCGGATCCGGAGGAAACCCGCGACCGGGAGCGAGACCGCGATCGCGGGAATCGGCGCGAGGAGGCCCGCGAGGAACGGCGCGACGGCGACCACCGCGACCCCGACGGGGCTCTCCGTCTTGAGGCGCCGCTGCACCGCGCCCGCGGATCCTCCGAAGATCCCGGAGAGCAGGAACAGGAAGAACACGCACGCGCGGGAGAACGACCGATGCAGCGGCCCCGGGGAGCGCTTCCTTTTTCCGAACAGGACGCGCTCGGCGAAGACGACGAGGAGGACCAGGACGAGCCAGAGCGCGTACGGCAGGAGGAAGAGCGCCGCGCTCTGGAAGAAGAAGGAGATCTCCGGCGATTTCGGCAGCCGGTCCGCGCCGATCCACTCCCCGATGAACGGAAGCGCCCCGAGCCCCGGGTCCTGGGGGCCGT from Thermoanaerobaculia bacterium harbors:
- the guaA gene encoding glutamine-hydrolyzing GMP synthase, whose translation is MSGRPRAIVILDFGSQYTQLIARRVREAKVYSVVLAPTATREEIERWDPWGVILSGGPQSVYAPDAPRPSFPVTGLGRPLLGVCYGMDLLAQELGGEVEKAPGREYGRAEFVPAAGSALFAGLGSRETVWMSHGDFVSRVPHGFAVTGYTESAPIGAFEDAGRRIYGIQFHPEVRHTENGALVLENFLFGICGARPEWTMSSFREHQVEAIRRRAPEGRVICALSGGVDSSVTAVLLREALGDRVVPIFVDHGLLRMKERERVVAAFERFGMQIDAVDASALFFERLAGVTDPEKKRKVIGAAFIEVFEKEARRFPDVRYLAQGTLYPDVIESVSLKGPSQVIKSHHNVGGLPEKLGLELIEPVRELFKDEVRALGAELGLPRHFLGRHPFPGPGLAVRIPGEVTPDRVAILQEADEILLDEIRSAGLYDAIAQAFAVLLPVKTVGVMGDERTYENVLAIRCVSTSDFMTADWFRMPHDVLDAIARRIVGTVRGINRVVYDVTSKPPGTIEWE